A window from Brassica napus cultivar Da-Ae unplaced genomic scaffold, Da-Ae ScsIHWf_1320;HRSCAF=1886, whole genome shotgun sequence encodes these proteins:
- the LOC125574835 gene encoding putative F-box protein At3g23260 has translation MVETRAQQRRRVTSLTWDDVESKQDVFRDILSRLSVRSIRSVKTVNRYWRDSVRDKHFATIHLAQSRKKPSYIACPRVNNAMELYLLKPGEFNFRHHATVDPPGRNAEHHMLMIASFNGLVCCINQLSDENEEDFQIWICNPSTEQTLLLPQGRPSFWTEPSIGVAYGPDMSEYKIFRIVSDGENGAGLHIECEVYSSSTGAWRIIGAVPHLPMYVFLTPHRSSHVFVGGKIYWLVSLEDPGIILYVDMEERFGVMELPYYSPDLRYEDRITVTTYLINLGGSLSLVVLHVDYFDIWEWKEASWVLVIEDYLPFMNFSETVLFLTSSEKEILCVTEWQWWTYHVNTRKWEERGGPPTQFTSPAMFPFTESLLPCNGGVRLEGR, from the exons atggtcGAGACGCGAGCTCAGCAACGCAGGCGAGTGACATCACTGACATGGGATGACGTAGAATCTAAACAAGATGTCTTTCGTGACATCTTATCTCGACTCTCAGTAAGGTCTATCCGTTCAGTGAAAACGGTTAACAGATACTGGCGTGACTCAGTTAGGGACAAACATTTTGCTACGATACATCTCGCTCAATCGAGAAAGAAGCCCTCATACATAGCTTGTCCTAGAGTAAACAACGCTATGGAGCTGTATTTGTTGAAGCCAGGGGAGTTCAACTTTCGACACCACGCTACAGTTGATCCTCCGGGAAGAAACGCTGAGCACCACATGCTCATGATAGCATCGTTCAATGGATTAGTATGCTGCATCAACCAACTCTCtgatgaaaatgaagaagatttCCAGATATGGATCTGCAATCCTTCTACTGAACAGACTCTGCTTCTTCCTCAGGGCAGACCATCGTTTTGGACTGAACCAAGCATCGGAGTTGCATATGGTCCTGACATGAGCGAGTACAAAATTTTCCGCATAGTCTCTGATGGTGAGAATGGAGCAGGTTTGCACATAGAGTGTGAGGTGTATTCTTCTAGCACTGGTGCGTGGAGGATCATCGGCGCTGTGCCTCATCTTCCAATGTATGTTTTTCTTACCCCACACAGATCCAGTCATGTCTTTGTAGGAGGAAAAATCTACTGGCTTGTTTCTTTGGAAGATCCTGGTATAATCCTCTACGTGGATATGGAAGAGAGATTCGGAGTTATGGAGCTGCCTTACTATTCACCAGACCTGCGTTACGAAGACAGGATAACAGTTACGACGTATCTGATAAACCTGGGAGGATCTCTGTCACTTGTAGTTCTACATGTGGATTACTTTGACATATGGGAGTGGAAAGAAGCTAGTTGGGTACTTGTAATCGAAGATTATTTGCCATTCATGAACTTTTCTGAAACTGTATTATTCCTGACGTCATCAGAGAAGGAGATCCTGTGTGTGACTGAGTGGCAATGGTGGACTTATCATGTGAATACTAGAAAGTGGGAAGAAAGGGGCGGGCCTCCTACTCAATTTACGAGTCCTGCTATGTTCCCCTTCACCGAAAGCCTTCTTCCAT GCAATGGTGGGGTGAGGCTAGAAGGAAGGTGA
- the LOC106357484 gene encoding F-box protein At5g07610 isoform X1 yields MSLSNKKQTKKMVQTRAQHRRRVTSQTWGKVEGAEDVFHDILSRLSVRSIRSFKTVNRYWHASISNKHFATKQLAQSRKKPSYIACPRADKAMKLYLLKPGKFNYRHHATVDPPGRSADHNMHMIASFNGLVCCINQLSDENGDHQIWICNPSTEETLLLPQGRPSVWTEPSIGVAYGPDISDYKIFRIFCVGRRNAGKGDYLYECEVYSSSSGAWRGIGPVLHLPMYVYFRPHRSAHVFAGGKIYWLVSLKDPAGIMLSVDMEENFEVMKLPYYSTDLRDEDRITVTTYLINLGGSLSLVVLHVDYFDVWEWKEASWVLVIEDYLPSMNFCDIVLFMTSLEKEILFVTESRLWTYHLDTRKWKKRGRPPTRFTNPAIFPFTESLLPCNGGVRLAGK; encoded by the exons ATG AGCCTTAGCAACaagaagcaaacaaaaaaaatggtcCAGACGCGAGCTCAGCATCGAAGGCGAGTGACATCACAGACATGGGGTAAGGTAGAAGGTGCTGAAGATGTGTTTCATGACATCTTATCTCGACTGTCAGTAAGGTCTATCCGTTCATTCAAAACGGTTAACAGATACTGGCATGCCTCAATTAGCAACAAACATTTTGCTACAAAACAGCTAGCTCAGTCGAGAAAGAAGCCCTCATACATAGCCTGTCCTAGAGCAGACAAGGCTATGAAGTTGTACTTGTTGAAGCCAGGGAAGTTCAACTATCGACACCATGCTACAGTTGATCCTCCGGGAAGAAGCGCTGATCACAACATGCACATGATAGCATCGTTCAATGGATTAGTATGCTGCATCAACCAACTCTCTGATGAAAATGGAGATCATCAGATATGGATTTGCAATCCCTCTACTGAAGAGACTCTGCTTCTTCCTCAAGGCAGACCATCTGTTTGGACTGAACCAAGTATTGGAGTTGCATATGGTCCTGACATTAGCGACTACAAAATTTTCCGCATATTCTGTGTGGGCAGGAGAAACGCTGGAAAAGGGGATTATCTCTACGAATGTGAGGTGTACTCATCTAGCAGTGGTGCGTGGAGGGGCATCGGCCCTGTGCTTCATCTTCCAATGTATGTTTACTTCCGTCCACACAGATCCGCTCATGTCTTTGCAGGAGGGAAGATCTACTGGCTGGTTTCTCTGAAAGATCCTGCAGGTATAATGCTCTCTGTGGATATGGAGGAGAACTTCGAAGTTATGAAGCTGCCTTACTATTCAACAGACCTGCGTGACGAAGACAGGATAACAGTTACGACGTATCTGATAAACCTGGGAGGATCTCTGTCACTTGTAGTTCTACATGTGGATTACTTTGACGTATGGGAGTGGAAAGAAGCTAGTTGGGTACTTGTAATCGAAGATTATTTGCCATCCATGAACTTTTGTGATATTGTATTATTCATGACCTCGTTAGAGAAGGAGATCCTGTTTGTGACTGAGTCGCGCTTGTGGACTTATCATTTGGATACTAGAAAGTGGAAAAAAAGGGGCAGGCCTCCTACTCGATTTACGAATCCTGCTATCTTCCCCTTCACGGAAAGCCTTCTTCCAT GCAATGGTGGGGTGAGGCTAGCAGGAAAGTGA
- the LOC106357484 gene encoding F-box protein At5g07610 isoform X2, which produces MVQTRAQHRRRVTSQTWGKVEGAEDVFHDILSRLSVRSIRSFKTVNRYWHASISNKHFATKQLAQSRKKPSYIACPRADKAMKLYLLKPGKFNYRHHATVDPPGRSADHNMHMIASFNGLVCCINQLSDENGDHQIWICNPSTEETLLLPQGRPSVWTEPSIGVAYGPDISDYKIFRIFCVGRRNAGKGDYLYECEVYSSSSGAWRGIGPVLHLPMYVYFRPHRSAHVFAGGKIYWLVSLKDPAGIMLSVDMEENFEVMKLPYYSTDLRDEDRITVTTYLINLGGSLSLVVLHVDYFDVWEWKEASWVLVIEDYLPSMNFCDIVLFMTSLEKEILFVTESRLWTYHLDTRKWKKRGRPPTRFTNPAIFPFTESLLPCNGGVRLAGK; this is translated from the exons atggtcCAGACGCGAGCTCAGCATCGAAGGCGAGTGACATCACAGACATGGGGTAAGGTAGAAGGTGCTGAAGATGTGTTTCATGACATCTTATCTCGACTGTCAGTAAGGTCTATCCGTTCATTCAAAACGGTTAACAGATACTGGCATGCCTCAATTAGCAACAAACATTTTGCTACAAAACAGCTAGCTCAGTCGAGAAAGAAGCCCTCATACATAGCCTGTCCTAGAGCAGACAAGGCTATGAAGTTGTACTTGTTGAAGCCAGGGAAGTTCAACTATCGACACCATGCTACAGTTGATCCTCCGGGAAGAAGCGCTGATCACAACATGCACATGATAGCATCGTTCAATGGATTAGTATGCTGCATCAACCAACTCTCTGATGAAAATGGAGATCATCAGATATGGATTTGCAATCCCTCTACTGAAGAGACTCTGCTTCTTCCTCAAGGCAGACCATCTGTTTGGACTGAACCAAGTATTGGAGTTGCATATGGTCCTGACATTAGCGACTACAAAATTTTCCGCATATTCTGTGTGGGCAGGAGAAACGCTGGAAAAGGGGATTATCTCTACGAATGTGAGGTGTACTCATCTAGCAGTGGTGCGTGGAGGGGCATCGGCCCTGTGCTTCATCTTCCAATGTATGTTTACTTCCGTCCACACAGATCCGCTCATGTCTTTGCAGGAGGGAAGATCTACTGGCTGGTTTCTCTGAAAGATCCTGCAGGTATAATGCTCTCTGTGGATATGGAGGAGAACTTCGAAGTTATGAAGCTGCCTTACTATTCAACAGACCTGCGTGACGAAGACAGGATAACAGTTACGACGTATCTGATAAACCTGGGAGGATCTCTGTCACTTGTAGTTCTACATGTGGATTACTTTGACGTATGGGAGTGGAAAGAAGCTAGTTGGGTACTTGTAATCGAAGATTATTTGCCATCCATGAACTTTTGTGATATTGTATTATTCATGACCTCGTTAGAGAAGGAGATCCTGTTTGTGACTGAGTCGCGCTTGTGGACTTATCATTTGGATACTAGAAAGTGGAAAAAAAGGGGCAGGCCTCCTACTCGATTTACGAATCCTGCTATCTTCCCCTTCACGGAAAGCCTTCTTCCAT GCAATGGTGGGGTGAGGCTAGCAGGAAAGTGA